A stretch of Pseudoliparis swirei isolate HS2019 ecotype Mariana Trench chromosome 14, NWPU_hadal_v1, whole genome shotgun sequence DNA encodes these proteins:
- the cep70 gene encoding centrosomal protein of 70 kDa isoform X4, which produces MAQVSHVTMAQEQVEWDAVNTLLQHRGFRPVQFADPVENKNIPDLVLLDKKSAGEIRTTLRTMLSDSERRQALVQELVKANNQLKEEARGLAGRAAQQARRATELEGLLDLVRTRVQDLEERYLGKAARQQSHTLRLQQDRREARNQSRALEQELCRQREEAAQLQRKLYFTTKEEERRLKQEARLAPEALVSEAPGEPGLCAHDHQLLTDIGAVVTNPNAPLRRQRPSSAGLDPAECRTVLPTLEVWAQQLRLLEDLQRALQKLTVSLMPCWQPAGHGAAEAVKVEDLLLLVGAMLESTAAEGHTVLRSPTRHTLGSMVSHFQKLFDVASLMGVFPRMNEVYGRLGVMSSALRNLRDVLQLDCRVPPAQVVEQVARLVASSQPAGVQHLLGDADIDSIIVKVKQHDEFFPAFHGLVTEILHTLGVSLLDDILPALKSLKQAAQ; this is translated from the exons ATCCTGTAGAGAATAAGAATATCCCAG ATTTGGTTCTGCTGGACAAGAAGTCGGCCGGGGAGATCCGGACGACTCTGAGGACGATGCTCAGCGACTCCGAGAGAAGACAGGCTCTCGTCCAGGAGCTCGTCAAGGCCAACAACCAACTCAA GGAAGAGGCCCGTGGGCTCGCCGGCCGAGCCGCCCAGCAGGCCCGCCGGGCCACGGAGCTGGAGGGGCTGCTGGACCTGGTGAGGACCAGAGTCCAGGACCTGGAGGAGCGCTACCTGGGCAAGGCCGCCCGGCAGCAGAGCCACACGCTGCGGCTGCAGCAGGACCGGCGGGAAGCACGG aaccagagccgggcTCTGGAGCAGGAGCTGTGTCGACAGCGGGAGGAAGCGGCTCAGCTCCAGAGGAAACTCTACTTCACCACCAAAGAAGAAGAGCGGCGCCTGAAGCAGGAGGCCCG ATTGGCCCCAGAAGCCCTCGTGAGTGAGGCCCCCGGGGAGCCCGGCCTGTGTGCCCACGACCACCAG CTGCTGACTGACATCGGAGCTGTCGTGACCAATCCCAACGCTCCGCTGCGCAGACAGAGACCCTCCTCCGCTGGTCTGGACCCGGCTGAGTGTCGGACCGTCCTCCCCACGCTGGAGGTCTGGGCCCAGCAGCTCCGCCTGCTGGAG GATCTGCAGAGGGCGTTACAGAAGCTGACTGTCAGCCTGATGCCCTGTTGGCAGCCGGCCGGCCACGGAGCTGCGGAGgctgtgaaggtggaggacctgctgctgctggtgggcgCCATGCTGGAGAGCACCGCCGCTGAGGGCCACACG GTGCTCAGGAGCCCCACCCGACACACTCTGGGCTCCATGGTGTCTCACTTCCAGAAGCTGTTTGACGTGGCCTCCCTGATGGGAGTGTTCCCCCGTATGAACGAGGTCTACGGCCGGCTGGGCGTGATGAGCAGCGCCCTGAGGAACCTGAGGGACGTCCTGCAGCTAG ACTGCAGGGTTCCTCCTGCCCaggtggtggagcaggtggcCCGGCTGGTGGCCTCCAGCCAGCCTGCTGGGGTCCAGCATCTGCTGGGAGACGCCGACATTGACAG CATCATCGTCAAGGTGAAGCAGCACGATGAGTTCTTCCCTGCTTTCCACGGCCTCGTCACGGAGATCCTACACACGCTAG GAGTGAGTCTCCTGGACGACATCCTTCCCGCTCTGAAGTCCCTGAAGCAAGCGGCACAGTGA
- the cep70 gene encoding centrosomal protein of 70 kDa isoform X3, with amino-acid sequence MAQVSHVTMAQQEQVEWDAVNTLLQHRGFRPVQFADPVENKNIPDLVLLDKKSAGEIRTTLRTMLSDSERRQALVQELVKANNQLKEEARGLAGRAAQQARRATELEGLLDLVRTRVQDLEERYLGKAARQQSHTLRLQQDRREARNQSRALEQELCRQREEAAQLQRKLYFTTKEEERRLKQEARLAPEALVSEAPGEPGLCAHDHQLLTDIGAVVTNPNAPLRRQRPSSAGLDPAECRTVLPTLEVWAQQLRLLEDLQRALQKLTVSLMPCWQPAGHGAAEAVKVEDLLLLVGAMLESTAAEGHTVLRSPTRHTLGSMVSHFQKLFDVASLMGVFPRMNEVYGRLGVMSSALRNLRDVLQLDCRVPPAQVVEQVARLVASSQPAGVQHLLGDADIDSIIVKVKQHDEFFPAFHGLVTEILHTLGVSLLDDILPALKSLKQAAQ; translated from the exons ATCCTGTAGAGAATAAGAATATCCCAG ATTTGGTTCTGCTGGACAAGAAGTCGGCCGGGGAGATCCGGACGACTCTGAGGACGATGCTCAGCGACTCCGAGAGAAGACAGGCTCTCGTCCAGGAGCTCGTCAAGGCCAACAACCAACTCAA GGAAGAGGCCCGTGGGCTCGCCGGCCGAGCCGCCCAGCAGGCCCGCCGGGCCACGGAGCTGGAGGGGCTGCTGGACCTGGTGAGGACCAGAGTCCAGGACCTGGAGGAGCGCTACCTGGGCAAGGCCGCCCGGCAGCAGAGCCACACGCTGCGGCTGCAGCAGGACCGGCGGGAAGCACGG aaccagagccgggcTCTGGAGCAGGAGCTGTGTCGACAGCGGGAGGAAGCGGCTCAGCTCCAGAGGAAACTCTACTTCACCACCAAAGAAGAAGAGCGGCGCCTGAAGCAGGAGGCCCG ATTGGCCCCAGAAGCCCTCGTGAGTGAGGCCCCCGGGGAGCCCGGCCTGTGTGCCCACGACCACCAG CTGCTGACTGACATCGGAGCTGTCGTGACCAATCCCAACGCTCCGCTGCGCAGACAGAGACCCTCCTCCGCTGGTCTGGACCCGGCTGAGTGTCGGACCGTCCTCCCCACGCTGGAGGTCTGGGCCCAGCAGCTCCGCCTGCTGGAG GATCTGCAGAGGGCGTTACAGAAGCTGACTGTCAGCCTGATGCCCTGTTGGCAGCCGGCCGGCCACGGAGCTGCGGAGgctgtgaaggtggaggacctgctgctgctggtgggcgCCATGCTGGAGAGCACCGCCGCTGAGGGCCACACG GTGCTCAGGAGCCCCACCCGACACACTCTGGGCTCCATGGTGTCTCACTTCCAGAAGCTGTTTGACGTGGCCTCCCTGATGGGAGTGTTCCCCCGTATGAACGAGGTCTACGGCCGGCTGGGCGTGATGAGCAGCGCCCTGAGGAACCTGAGGGACGTCCTGCAGCTAG ACTGCAGGGTTCCTCCTGCCCaggtggtggagcaggtggcCCGGCTGGTGGCCTCCAGCCAGCCTGCTGGGGTCCAGCATCTGCTGGGAGACGCCGACATTGACAG CATCATCGTCAAGGTGAAGCAGCACGATGAGTTCTTCCCTGCTTTCCACGGCCTCGTCACGGAGATCCTACACACGCTAG GAGTGAGTCTCCTGGACGACATCCTTCCCGCTCTGAAGTCCCTGAAGCAAGCGGCACAGTGA
- the cep70 gene encoding centrosomal protein of 70 kDa isoform X1, which yields MDSRSSSSNKTYVYLWTSRQLQQEQVEWDAVNTLLQHRGFRPVQFADPVENKNIPDLVLLDKKSAGEIRTTLRTMLSDSERRQALVQELVKANNQLKEEARGLAGRAAQQARRATELEGLLDLVRTRVQDLEERYLGKAARQQSHTLRLQQDRREARNQSRALEQELCRQREEAAQLQRKLYFTTKEEERRLKQEARLAPEALVSEAPGEPGLCAHDHQLLTDIGAVVTNPNAPLRRQRPSSAGLDPAECRTVLPTLEVWAQQLRLLEDLQRALQKLTVSLMPCWQPAGHGAAEAVKVEDLLLLVGAMLESTAAEGHTVLRSPTRHTLGSMVSHFQKLFDVASLMGVFPRMNEVYGRLGVMSSALRNLRDVLQLDCRVPPAQVVEQVARLVASSQPAGVQHLLGDADIDSIIVKVKQHDEFFPAFHGLVTEILHTLGVSLLDDILPALKSLKQAAQ from the exons ATCCTGTAGAGAATAAGAATATCCCAG ATTTGGTTCTGCTGGACAAGAAGTCGGCCGGGGAGATCCGGACGACTCTGAGGACGATGCTCAGCGACTCCGAGAGAAGACAGGCTCTCGTCCAGGAGCTCGTCAAGGCCAACAACCAACTCAA GGAAGAGGCCCGTGGGCTCGCCGGCCGAGCCGCCCAGCAGGCCCGCCGGGCCACGGAGCTGGAGGGGCTGCTGGACCTGGTGAGGACCAGAGTCCAGGACCTGGAGGAGCGCTACCTGGGCAAGGCCGCCCGGCAGCAGAGCCACACGCTGCGGCTGCAGCAGGACCGGCGGGAAGCACGG aaccagagccgggcTCTGGAGCAGGAGCTGTGTCGACAGCGGGAGGAAGCGGCTCAGCTCCAGAGGAAACTCTACTTCACCACCAAAGAAGAAGAGCGGCGCCTGAAGCAGGAGGCCCG ATTGGCCCCAGAAGCCCTCGTGAGTGAGGCCCCCGGGGAGCCCGGCCTGTGTGCCCACGACCACCAG CTGCTGACTGACATCGGAGCTGTCGTGACCAATCCCAACGCTCCGCTGCGCAGACAGAGACCCTCCTCCGCTGGTCTGGACCCGGCTGAGTGTCGGACCGTCCTCCCCACGCTGGAGGTCTGGGCCCAGCAGCTCCGCCTGCTGGAG GATCTGCAGAGGGCGTTACAGAAGCTGACTGTCAGCCTGATGCCCTGTTGGCAGCCGGCCGGCCACGGAGCTGCGGAGgctgtgaaggtggaggacctgctgctgctggtgggcgCCATGCTGGAGAGCACCGCCGCTGAGGGCCACACG GTGCTCAGGAGCCCCACCCGACACACTCTGGGCTCCATGGTGTCTCACTTCCAGAAGCTGTTTGACGTGGCCTCCCTGATGGGAGTGTTCCCCCGTATGAACGAGGTCTACGGCCGGCTGGGCGTGATGAGCAGCGCCCTGAGGAACCTGAGGGACGTCCTGCAGCTAG ACTGCAGGGTTCCTCCTGCCCaggtggtggagcaggtggcCCGGCTGGTGGCCTCCAGCCAGCCTGCTGGGGTCCAGCATCTGCTGGGAGACGCCGACATTGACAG CATCATCGTCAAGGTGAAGCAGCACGATGAGTTCTTCCCTGCTTTCCACGGCCTCGTCACGGAGATCCTACACACGCTAG GAGTGAGTCTCCTGGACGACATCCTTCCCGCTCTGAAGTCCCTGAAGCAAGCGGCACAGTGA
- the cep70 gene encoding centrosomal protein of 70 kDa isoform X6 — MRSRWMKTDPEPSRVSREEARGLAGRAAQQARRATELEGLLDLVRTRVQDLEERYLGKAARQQSHTLRLQQDRREARNQSRALEQELCRQREEAAQLQRKLYFTTKEEERRLKQEARLAPEALVSEAPGEPGLCAHDHQLLTDIGAVVTNPNAPLRRQRPSSAGLDPAECRTVLPTLEVWAQQLRLLEDLQRALQKLTVSLMPCWQPAGHGAAEAVKVEDLLLLVGAMLESTAAEGHTVLRSPTRHTLGSMVSHFQKLFDVASLMGVFPRMNEVYGRLGVMSSALRNLRDVLQLDCRVPPAQVVEQVARLVASSQPAGVQHLLGDADIDSIIVKVKQHDEFFPAFHGLVTEILHTLGVSLLDDILPALKSLKQAAQ, encoded by the exons ATGCGGTCTCGGTGGATGAAGACCGACCCGGAACCTTCTCGTGTCTCCAGGGAAGAGGCCCGTGGGCTCGCCGGCCGAGCCGCCCAGCAGGCCCGCCGGGCCACGGAGCTGGAGGGGCTGCTGGACCTGGTGAGGACCAGAGTCCAGGACCTGGAGGAGCGCTACCTGGGCAAGGCCGCCCGGCAGCAGAGCCACACGCTGCGGCTGCAGCAGGACCGGCGGGAAGCACGG aaccagagccgggcTCTGGAGCAGGAGCTGTGTCGACAGCGGGAGGAAGCGGCTCAGCTCCAGAGGAAACTCTACTTCACCACCAAAGAAGAAGAGCGGCGCCTGAAGCAGGAGGCCCG ATTGGCCCCAGAAGCCCTCGTGAGTGAGGCCCCCGGGGAGCCCGGCCTGTGTGCCCACGACCACCAG CTGCTGACTGACATCGGAGCTGTCGTGACCAATCCCAACGCTCCGCTGCGCAGACAGAGACCCTCCTCCGCTGGTCTGGACCCGGCTGAGTGTCGGACCGTCCTCCCCACGCTGGAGGTCTGGGCCCAGCAGCTCCGCCTGCTGGAG GATCTGCAGAGGGCGTTACAGAAGCTGACTGTCAGCCTGATGCCCTGTTGGCAGCCGGCCGGCCACGGAGCTGCGGAGgctgtgaaggtggaggacctgctgctgctggtgggcgCCATGCTGGAGAGCACCGCCGCTGAGGGCCACACG GTGCTCAGGAGCCCCACCCGACACACTCTGGGCTCCATGGTGTCTCACTTCCAGAAGCTGTTTGACGTGGCCTCCCTGATGGGAGTGTTCCCCCGTATGAACGAGGTCTACGGCCGGCTGGGCGTGATGAGCAGCGCCCTGAGGAACCTGAGGGACGTCCTGCAGCTAG ACTGCAGGGTTCCTCCTGCCCaggtggtggagcaggtggcCCGGCTGGTGGCCTCCAGCCAGCCTGCTGGGGTCCAGCATCTGCTGGGAGACGCCGACATTGACAG CATCATCGTCAAGGTGAAGCAGCACGATGAGTTCTTCCCTGCTTTCCACGGCCTCGTCACGGAGATCCTACACACGCTAG GAGTGAGTCTCCTGGACGACATCCTTCCCGCTCTGAAGTCCCTGAAGCAAGCGGCACAGTGA
- the cep70 gene encoding centrosomal protein of 70 kDa isoform X2 — MDSRSSSSNKTYVYLWTSRQLQEQVEWDAVNTLLQHRGFRPVQFADPVENKNIPDLVLLDKKSAGEIRTTLRTMLSDSERRQALVQELVKANNQLKEEARGLAGRAAQQARRATELEGLLDLVRTRVQDLEERYLGKAARQQSHTLRLQQDRREARNQSRALEQELCRQREEAAQLQRKLYFTTKEEERRLKQEARLAPEALVSEAPGEPGLCAHDHQLLTDIGAVVTNPNAPLRRQRPSSAGLDPAECRTVLPTLEVWAQQLRLLEDLQRALQKLTVSLMPCWQPAGHGAAEAVKVEDLLLLVGAMLESTAAEGHTVLRSPTRHTLGSMVSHFQKLFDVASLMGVFPRMNEVYGRLGVMSSALRNLRDVLQLDCRVPPAQVVEQVARLVASSQPAGVQHLLGDADIDSIIVKVKQHDEFFPAFHGLVTEILHTLGVSLLDDILPALKSLKQAAQ; from the exons ATCCTGTAGAGAATAAGAATATCCCAG ATTTGGTTCTGCTGGACAAGAAGTCGGCCGGGGAGATCCGGACGACTCTGAGGACGATGCTCAGCGACTCCGAGAGAAGACAGGCTCTCGTCCAGGAGCTCGTCAAGGCCAACAACCAACTCAA GGAAGAGGCCCGTGGGCTCGCCGGCCGAGCCGCCCAGCAGGCCCGCCGGGCCACGGAGCTGGAGGGGCTGCTGGACCTGGTGAGGACCAGAGTCCAGGACCTGGAGGAGCGCTACCTGGGCAAGGCCGCCCGGCAGCAGAGCCACACGCTGCGGCTGCAGCAGGACCGGCGGGAAGCACGG aaccagagccgggcTCTGGAGCAGGAGCTGTGTCGACAGCGGGAGGAAGCGGCTCAGCTCCAGAGGAAACTCTACTTCACCACCAAAGAAGAAGAGCGGCGCCTGAAGCAGGAGGCCCG ATTGGCCCCAGAAGCCCTCGTGAGTGAGGCCCCCGGGGAGCCCGGCCTGTGTGCCCACGACCACCAG CTGCTGACTGACATCGGAGCTGTCGTGACCAATCCCAACGCTCCGCTGCGCAGACAGAGACCCTCCTCCGCTGGTCTGGACCCGGCTGAGTGTCGGACCGTCCTCCCCACGCTGGAGGTCTGGGCCCAGCAGCTCCGCCTGCTGGAG GATCTGCAGAGGGCGTTACAGAAGCTGACTGTCAGCCTGATGCCCTGTTGGCAGCCGGCCGGCCACGGAGCTGCGGAGgctgtgaaggtggaggacctgctgctgctggtgggcgCCATGCTGGAGAGCACCGCCGCTGAGGGCCACACG GTGCTCAGGAGCCCCACCCGACACACTCTGGGCTCCATGGTGTCTCACTTCCAGAAGCTGTTTGACGTGGCCTCCCTGATGGGAGTGTTCCCCCGTATGAACGAGGTCTACGGCCGGCTGGGCGTGATGAGCAGCGCCCTGAGGAACCTGAGGGACGTCCTGCAGCTAG ACTGCAGGGTTCCTCCTGCCCaggtggtggagcaggtggcCCGGCTGGTGGCCTCCAGCCAGCCTGCTGGGGTCCAGCATCTGCTGGGAGACGCCGACATTGACAG CATCATCGTCAAGGTGAAGCAGCACGATGAGTTCTTCCCTGCTTTCCACGGCCTCGTCACGGAGATCCTACACACGCTAG GAGTGAGTCTCCTGGACGACATCCTTCCCGCTCTGAAGTCCCTGAAGCAAGCGGCACAGTGA